Proteins encoded within one genomic window of Amycolatopsis sp. 2-15:
- a CDS encoding RHS repeat-associated core domain-containing protein, which yields MSNPLIAQTQDSTKAYSGISLLESANGLAEGIESGDWAATAMGAVGTGLEMLSVAMDPFGAALAAGVGWLLEHVGPLKEALNGLTGNADQIKAQSETLGNVSKELGAVASDLIDAVNADLQSWTGSAADAYRARAQDLSNSLQAAAKGCEGAAAGVQKGGEIVAAVRTLVRDIISQLIGHMISWALQVIATLGIGLTWVIEEVVENVAKTATQIAKLVTAVVKALKALAPMLKNTGELFADVGKGLKGIKGGKVAAPPKTKALSGTPEPPPVKSTGGAGGGGTKASGYEGTPKDYTPPPGSKGADSGGTKASGYEGNPKDYTPPAGKAGGADEGTTASGYSGGGSKDYTPPAGKAGGADEGTTASGYSGGGSKDYTPPAGKAGGADEGTKASGYTGGGSKDSAPPAGSKAGDDATHASGSPDGTGAAGEVPTSGGGSRGLPKDDSTGTSGTKSLKDSNADPHENSTPVKDRIDCGDPIDVATGWMMLTQTDLTVPGALPLEVSRTHLSSYRAGRFFGPTWASTVDQRIEAGDDGLHVALADGSIQTYPVPADDPVLPVAGPARSLSRFEGGYLVTDDDQAQSLFFTDNGSGVCPLAMIGDGDGNRIEVVRDEIGVPVAMVHSSGTSVLFDSTDGRITALRAQDGTVLAAYSYDARGRLIEIVDQAGTPTRFTYDADGRIIRWDDVNGRWYGYGFDSAGRVVRATGTDGYLDCAIEYDRERLVTTVTDSLGAVRRFHLDDRLDVIAETDPLGHTTTFRYDEHGRLLTRTDPLGRQTRWERDEAGRVTAVTAPDGTRSLTEYNELGRPSAAIGPDGATWRYEYDTRGKAAAIVDPLGARTTFGYDERGNLALITDALGGATHIESDPAGRPLTVVDEEGAVVRYTYDDLGRTTSVTDQVGAVTQYRWAGGDEPAEEIGPDGATWQWQDAAVGNTQDRSDPRGNRTRTEYAQFDLPVAEIGPDGQRIEYAYDTELRLVSMTNEQGLVWRYDYDAAGNLVRETDFNGRTLTYRYDAAGDVVARTNGAGETTQLQRDAMGRVVRRTTGGDVATFAYDAAGRLVVARNADAEVTFAYDALGRVVTETVDGRPVRSEYDALGRRGLRRTPSGAESRFDYGPAGTVAALHAGSRTIRFDHDLAGRERVRRLGAAELHQSWDSGDRLTAQSVNTGARTTQHREYGYLADGYLSSVADALSGPRTFDVDRTGRVRSVAGHGWQESYAYHPSGAIAQAQTPSAPSAGPREYRGTLLASAGALRFAHDPEGRTTVRATGPGGPQWQFRWNAESRLTTVVTPNGEHWRYRYDALGRRVAKQRLAADGRITEQVQFAWDGATLAEQVHSGPGRPQIATVWEFSPGTGRALAQTERVLGTADERFHAIVTDLVGAPSELVDERGEVAWHRQATLWGKVLSAPGGATTPLRFPGQYHDAETGLHYNVNRYYDPETGRYLSHDPLGLDPGPDSQAYVLNPTALADPLGLMPKATPCAAAKKKAAQQNQSPYGKKPNPPRVQPDGTYGKTAAEVKRLNHKYFDDISKDPSWPHSKKQLSGDHTHQSEHPIGYHALAPDFKRGASADAKRIEDDAPAYQESYQAHRDNIGTGNRVEQDGSGLDARGYRESLDNAVSGGRPSDAVQLNQLTYANQHMKPVLEKNPNWKSYDDTPDEPRFNQKTEPNPAYVDKGTTPNEPKRLPVMENAPERDSFRPTAGTTQGKIADDSYHRMVDHMRDRPLEYSDRQGGFAHTPGPDRADVAEMHLARDTARSGQYPTRAEEDAAVERTFDHRTPADEARAKQYDDAHDAAEANRTDRPAPGQKAEDYAAQRQEEAMAQRLGISRQELRDRLERARENQENAMDVD from the coding sequence ATGAGTAACCCATTGATCGCGCAGACGCAGGATTCGACGAAGGCGTATTCGGGCATTTCGCTGTTGGAGTCGGCGAATGGTCTTGCCGAGGGAATCGAGTCCGGTGACTGGGCGGCGACCGCGATGGGCGCCGTCGGCACTGGACTGGAAATGCTTTCGGTGGCGATGGACCCGTTCGGCGCGGCTCTGGCGGCCGGGGTGGGGTGGTTGCTGGAGCACGTGGGGCCGTTGAAGGAAGCTCTCAATGGGCTGACGGGTAACGCGGATCAGATCAAGGCGCAGTCGGAGACGTTGGGAAACGTTTCGAAAGAGCTGGGTGCGGTCGCCTCAGATTTGATCGACGCGGTGAACGCGGATCTGCAGTCCTGGACAGGATCGGCGGCCGATGCGTACCGCGCGCGCGCCCAGGACTTGAGTAATTCATTGCAGGCGGCGGCGAAGGGGTGCGAGGGCGCGGCCGCGGGGGTGCAGAAGGGCGGCGAGATCGTGGCCGCCGTGCGGACGCTGGTGCGCGACATCATCTCGCAGCTGATCGGGCACATGATCAGCTGGGCGCTGCAGGTGATCGCGACCCTCGGGATCGGGCTGACCTGGGTGATCGAAGAGGTGGTCGAGAACGTCGCGAAGACCGCCACTCAGATCGCCAAGCTGGTCACGGCCGTGGTGAAGGCGCTCAAGGCGCTGGCTCCGATGCTGAAGAACACCGGTGAGCTGTTCGCGGACGTGGGCAAGGGCCTCAAGGGGATCAAGGGCGGGAAGGTCGCGGCGCCGCCGAAGACGAAGGCCCTCAGTGGCACCCCGGAGCCGCCGCCGGTCAAATCAACCGGTGGCGCCGGCGGCGGGGGCACGAAGGCGTCCGGTTATGAGGGCACGCCGAAGGACTACACGCCCCCGCCGGGCTCGAAGGGTGCCGACAGCGGCGGTACGAAGGCATCCGGGTACGAGGGCAACCCGAAGGACTACACGCCCCCGGCCGGCAAGGCCGGTGGTGCGGACGAGGGAACGACGGCGTCGGGGTACAGCGGCGGCGGCTCGAAGGACTACACGCCCCCGGCCGGCAAGGCCGGTGGTGCGGACGAGGGAACGACGGCGTCGGGGTACAGCGGCGGCGGCTCGAAGGACTACACGCCCCCGGCCGGCAAAGCCGGCGGCGCCGACGAAGGAACGAAGGCGTCCGGCTACACCGGTGGCGGGTCGAAGGACAGCGCGCCGCCGGCCGGCTCGAAGGCGGGGGACGACGCGACCCACGCGTCCGGGTCGCCAGACGGTACCGGCGCCGCCGGGGAAGTGCCCACGTCCGGCGGCGGGAGTCGCGGCCTGCCCAAGGACGACAGCACCGGCACGTCCGGCACGAAGAGCCTCAAGGACAGCAACGCCGATCCGCACGAGAACAGCACCCCGGTCAAGGACCGCATCGACTGCGGTGACCCGATCGACGTCGCCACCGGCTGGATGATGCTCACCCAGACCGACTTGACAGTGCCCGGCGCGCTGCCGCTGGAGGTTTCACGCACGCACCTGTCGTCCTACCGTGCCGGCCGGTTCTTCGGTCCAACCTGGGCGTCCACAGTGGACCAGCGGATCGAGGCGGGAGACGACGGCCTGCATGTCGCGCTGGCCGACGGCAGTATCCAGACCTATCCCGTCCCGGCCGACGACCCTGTGCTGCCCGTCGCCGGCCCCGCCCGGTCGCTCTCCCGGTTCGAGGGCGGCTACCTCGTGACCGATGACGACCAGGCGCAGTCCCTGTTCTTCACCGACAACGGGTCCGGCGTCTGCCCGCTCGCGATGATCGGCGACGGCGACGGCAACCGGATCGAGGTGGTCCGCGACGAAATAGGCGTGCCCGTCGCGATGGTCCACTCCTCCGGCACCAGCGTGCTGTTCGACAGCACCGACGGCCGGATCACCGCGCTGCGCGCCCAGGACGGCACCGTGCTGGCCGCCTACTCCTACGACGCGCGCGGCCGGCTCATCGAGATCGTCGACCAAGCGGGCACGCCCACGCGTTTCACCTACGATGCCGACGGCCGCATCATCCGGTGGGACGACGTCAACGGCCGTTGGTACGGCTACGGATTCGACAGCGCGGGCCGCGTCGTGCGCGCGACCGGCACCGACGGCTACCTCGACTGTGCCATCGAGTACGACCGCGAGCGCCTCGTCACCACCGTCACCGACTCGCTCGGAGCTGTGCGGCGATTCCACCTCGACGACCGGCTCGACGTTATCGCCGAGACCGACCCGCTCGGCCACACCACGACGTTCCGGTACGACGAACACGGCCGGCTGCTCACCCGCACCGACCCGCTGGGCCGCCAGACTCGCTGGGAACGTGACGAGGCCGGTCGCGTTACGGCCGTCACCGCCCCAGACGGCACGCGCTCGCTGACCGAGTACAACGAGCTCGGCCGCCCGTCCGCCGCGATCGGCCCGGACGGGGCCACCTGGCGGTACGAGTACGACACGCGCGGCAAGGCCGCCGCCATCGTCGACCCGCTCGGCGCACGGACCACCTTCGGCTACGACGAACGCGGCAACCTCGCGCTGATCACCGACGCGCTCGGCGGCGCCACTCACATCGAGTCCGACCCCGCCGGCCGGCCGCTGACCGTCGTCGACGAGGAAGGCGCCGTCGTGCGCTACACCTACGACGACCTCGGCCGCACCACCTCCGTCACCGACCAGGTCGGCGCCGTCACCCAGTATCGCTGGGCCGGCGGCGACGAGCCGGCCGAGGAGATCGGCCCGGACGGCGCGACCTGGCAGTGGCAGGACGCCGCGGTCGGCAACACTCAGGACCGCAGCGATCCGCGCGGCAACCGGACCCGCACCGAGTACGCACAGTTCGACCTGCCCGTCGCGGAGATCGGCCCGGACGGGCAGCGCATCGAGTACGCCTACGACACCGAGCTGCGGCTGGTCTCGATGACCAACGAGCAAGGCCTCGTGTGGCGCTACGACTACGACGCCGCCGGCAACCTGGTCCGCGAGACCGACTTCAACGGCCGCACGCTCACCTACCGCTACGACGCGGCCGGCGATGTCGTCGCCCGTACCAACGGTGCAGGTGAGACCACCCAGCTGCAACGCGACGCGATGGGCCGCGTCGTGCGACGCACGACCGGCGGCGACGTCGCGACCTTCGCGTACGACGCCGCCGGCCGGCTCGTTGTCGCCCGCAACGCCGACGCCGAAGTCACCTTCGCCTACGACGCACTCGGGCGGGTGGTGACGGAAACCGTCGACGGTCGTCCGGTGCGCTCAGAGTACGACGCGCTGGGCCGCCGCGGGCTGCGGCGCACACCGTCCGGCGCCGAATCCCGCTTCGACTACGGTCCGGCGGGCACCGTGGCGGCGCTGCACGCCGGGAGCCGCACGATCCGGTTCGACCACGACCTGGCCGGCCGCGAGCGCGTCCGCCGCCTGGGTGCGGCGGAACTGCACCAGAGCTGGGACTCCGGCGACCGCCTCACCGCGCAGAGCGTGAACACGGGCGCGCGGACGACGCAGCATCGCGAATACGGCTACCTCGCCGACGGCTACCTCAGCTCGGTCGCCGATGCGCTGTCCGGCCCGCGGACGTTCGACGTCGACCGCACCGGCCGGGTCCGCTCCGTCGCCGGTCACGGCTGGCAGGAAAGCTACGCCTACCACCCGTCCGGCGCCATCGCCCAGGCGCAGACTCCCAGCGCACCGTCCGCCGGTCCCCGGGAGTACCGCGGCACGCTCCTGGCGTCGGCAGGCGCGCTGCGCTTCGCCCACGACCCCGAAGGCCGCACCACGGTGCGCGCGACCGGGCCCGGCGGCCCGCAATGGCAGTTCCGGTGGAACGCCGAAAGCCGCCTGACCACGGTCGTCACCCCGAACGGCGAGCACTGGCGCTACCGCTACGACGCTCTCGGGCGCCGCGTCGCCAAGCAACGGCTCGCCGCCGACGGCCGGATCACCGAACAGGTCCAGTTCGCCTGGGACGGTGCCACCCTCGCCGAACAGGTCCACAGTGGACCCGGCAGGCCGCAGATCGCGACCGTGTGGGAATTCTCGCCCGGCACCGGCCGTGCGCTCGCCCAGACCGAACGCGTCCTCGGCACCGCGGACGAGCGGTTCCACGCGATCGTCACCGACCTCGTCGGCGCGCCCAGCGAACTCGTCGACGAGCGCGGCGAGGTGGCCTGGCACCGCCAGGCCACGTTGTGGGGCAAGGTCCTCTCCGCCCCGGGCGGCGCGACGACCCCGCTGCGCTTCCCCGGCCAGTACCACGACGCGGAAACCGGGCTGCACTACAACGTCAACCGGTACTACGACCCGGAGACCGGACGGTACCTCTCGCACGACCCGCTCGGCCTCGATCCGGGCCCGGACTCCCAGGCGTACGTGCTCAACCCGACCGCGCTGGCCGACCCGCTGGGTTTGATGCCGAAGGCGACTCCGTGCGCCGCGGCGAAAAAGAAGGCCGCGCAGCAGAACCAGTCGCCGTACGGGAAGAAGCCCAACCCGCCGCGGGTCCAACCGGACGGCACCTACGGCAAGACGGCCGCGGAGGTGAAACGGCTGAACCACAAGTACTTCGACGACATCAGCAAGGACCCGTCCTGGCCCCACAGCAAGAAGCAGCTCTCCGGCGACCACACCCACCAGTCCGAACACCCGATCGGCTACCACGCGCTCGCACCTGATTTCAAGCGTGGCGCGTCCGCCGACGCCAAGCGGATCGAGGACGACGCACCCGCCTACCAGGAGTCCTACCAGGCGCACCGGGACAACATCGGCACCGGTAACCGGGTCGAGCAGGACGGCTCGGGGCTCGACGCCAGGGGCTACCGCGAATCACTCGACAACGCGGTGAGCGGCGGGCGGCCGAGCGACGCGGTCCAGCTGAACCAGCTGACCTACGCCAACCAGCACATGAAACCGGTTCTCGAGAAAAACCCGAACTGGAAGAGTTACGACGACACTCCGGACGAACCGCGCTTCAACCAAAAGACTGAGCCGAACCCGGCCTATGTGGACAAGGGGACCACGCCGAACGAACCGAAGAGGCTGCCGGTGATGGAAAACGCGCCCGAAAGGGACAGCTTCCGGCCGACCGCGGGCACCACCCAGGGCAAGATCGCCGACGACTCCTACCACCGCATGGTCGACCACATGCGGGACCGGCCGCTGGAATACAGCGACCGGCAAGGCGGCTTCGCTCACACCCCCGGCCCGGACAGGGCGGACGTCGCGGAAATGCACCTGGCGCGGGACACCGCGCGATCCGGGCAGTACCCGACCCGGGCCGAGGAGGACGCGGCCGTCGAACGGACCTTCGACCACCGGACCCCGGCGGACGAGGCCAGGGCGAAGCAGTACGACGACGCGCACGACGCGGCCGAAGCCAACCGGACCGATCGGCCGGCGCCCGGTCAGAAGGCGGAGGACTACGCAGCCCAGCGCCAGGAGGAAGCCATGGCCCAGCGGCTGGGTATCTCCCGGCAGGAGCTGCGCGACCGGCTCGAGCGTGCACGCGAGAACCAGGAGAACGCGATGGACGTCGACTGA
- a CDS encoding nitroreductase family protein: protein MLELSPDQLLSTTRAVRKRLDFTRDVPDDLIRECVTLALQAPAGSNVVTARFVVVRDEAKRRAIGEIYGAIYAGYKASPGYPGKNTGETERDRVQSRVASSADYLGEHMGEAPVLVLACNEGTDRASATAGMSNVLPATWSFMLAARARGLGTAWTSMHVVREREVADLLGIPYETVAQAVLTPLAYTKGTDFRPASRPAPDEVTHWDKW from the coding sequence ATGCTCGAACTTTCGCCGGACCAGCTGCTGTCCACCACACGCGCGGTGCGCAAGCGCCTCGACTTCACCCGCGACGTGCCCGACGACCTCATCCGCGAGTGCGTCACCCTCGCTCTGCAGGCCCCGGCCGGCTCCAACGTCGTCACGGCCCGCTTCGTGGTCGTGCGTGACGAAGCCAAGCGCCGCGCCATCGGCGAGATCTACGGCGCCATCTACGCCGGCTACAAGGCCTCCCCCGGCTACCCGGGCAAGAACACCGGTGAGACCGAACGCGACCGGGTGCAGTCCCGGGTGGCCTCCTCGGCCGACTACCTGGGCGAGCACATGGGCGAAGCGCCGGTGCTCGTGCTGGCCTGCAACGAAGGCACCGACCGTGCGTCCGCCACGGCGGGCATGTCCAACGTCCTGCCCGCCACCTGGAGCTTCATGCTGGCCGCGCGCGCCCGCGGTCTCGGCACGGCGTGGACGTCCATGCACGTGGTCCGGGAACGGGAGGTCGCGGACCTCCTCGGGATCCCCTACGAGACCGTCGCGCAGGCCGTGCTGACCCCGCTGGCGTACACGAAGGGCACGGACTTCCGCCCGGCGTCGCGGCCCGCGCCGGACGAGGTCACGCACTGGGACAAGTGGTAA
- a CDS encoding ATP-dependent acyl-CoA ligase — protein MRYYEIDQRTTAHILADKAARVGDRPFLHWAGRTFTYRDLDEMTNRYANGFAALGISRGDHVAMMMPNGPEFLWTLWGLGKLGAVAVPLNTAAKGELLRYFLDQSDSTAVCVAGDLLARVAAVLPEVPAVRTVLGLGSDPAQLAALDGVTTHDLADLGQASPEPPQLVEPVRWNDPHLILYTSGTTGPSKGAICPQAQGHAVGHQMASLNSYRQDDVLYTCLPVFHGNAIWYTVYAALWAEASVALYPHFSASRFWSQIRESKATVFNCLGAMANIIWQQPPSERDRDHHVRICMMVPNSRELAQGFLERYGTRVTSVYAMTENCAVTVFSPDDSPEKVPSAGRVRPDMSVQIVDDEGRAVPTGEVGEIRLRPNEPGMTMLEYYKMPEATVGATRDLWFHTGDRGWLDEDGYLFFSDRKKEAIRRRGENISAYEVETIVCKHPAILEAAAVPVASELGEDDLMVYVVLEEGASATYEEIIAFCDERMPYFMVPRYLELIDGLPKTPSEKIEKYKLKTAAADRVGELWDREAAGIVIRK, from the coding sequence ATGCGCTACTACGAGATCGACCAGAGGACCACCGCGCACATCCTCGCCGACAAAGCCGCCCGTGTCGGCGACCGCCCGTTCCTGCACTGGGCGGGGCGCACCTTCACCTACCGCGACCTCGACGAGATGACCAACCGCTACGCCAACGGGTTCGCCGCGCTCGGCATCAGCCGGGGCGACCACGTGGCGATGATGATGCCCAACGGCCCGGAGTTCCTGTGGACGCTCTGGGGCCTGGGCAAGCTCGGCGCCGTGGCGGTGCCGCTCAACACCGCCGCCAAGGGCGAGCTGCTGCGGTACTTCCTCGACCAGTCCGACTCCACGGCCGTGTGCGTGGCCGGCGACCTGCTCGCGCGCGTCGCCGCCGTGCTGCCCGAGGTGCCGGCCGTACGCACGGTGCTGGGGCTCGGCTCCGACCCGGCGCAGCTGGCCGCGCTCGACGGGGTCACCACCCACGACCTCGCAGACCTCGGCCAGGCCTCACCCGAGCCGCCGCAGCTGGTCGAACCCGTGCGCTGGAACGACCCGCACCTGATCCTCTACACCTCCGGCACCACGGGCCCGTCGAAGGGCGCGATCTGCCCGCAGGCGCAGGGCCACGCCGTGGGTCACCAAATGGCGTCGCTCAACTCCTACCGCCAGGACGACGTGCTCTACACGTGCCTGCCGGTCTTCCACGGCAACGCGATCTGGTACACCGTCTACGCCGCGCTGTGGGCGGAAGCGTCGGTGGCGCTCTACCCGCATTTCTCGGCCAGCCGGTTCTGGTCGCAGATCCGCGAGTCGAAGGCGACGGTGTTCAACTGCCTCGGCGCGATGGCGAACATCATCTGGCAGCAGCCGCCCTCGGAGCGCGACCGCGACCACCACGTGCGGATCTGCATGATGGTGCCGAATTCCCGCGAGCTGGCCCAGGGTTTCCTCGAGCGCTACGGCACGCGCGTGACGTCGGTGTACGCCATGACCGAGAACTGCGCGGTCACCGTGTTCAGCCCCGACGACTCGCCGGAGAAGGTGCCTTCGGCCGGCCGCGTGCGCCCGGACATGAGCGTGCAGATCGTCGACGACGAGGGCCGCGCCGTGCCCACGGGTGAGGTCGGCGAGATCCGGCTGCGCCCCAACGAACCCGGCATGACCATGCTGGAGTACTACAAGATGCCCGAGGCCACCGTCGGCGCCACGCGCGACCTGTGGTTCCACACCGGCGACCGCGGCTGGCTGGACGAAGACGGGTACCTGTTCTTCTCCGACCGCAAGAAGGAAGCGATCCGCCGCCGCGGCGAGAACATCTCCGCCTACGAGGTGGAGACCATCGTCTGCAAGCACCCGGCGATCCTCGAGGCCGCCGCGGTGCCGGTGGCTTCGGAGCTGGGTGAGGACGACCTCATGGTGTACGTCGTGCTCGAAGAGGGCGCGAGCGCCACCTACGAGGAGATCATCGCGTTCTGCGACGAGCGCATGCCGTACTTCATGGTGCCGCGCTACCTGGAGTTGATCGACGGCCTGCCGAAGACGCCGAGCGAGAAGATCGAGAAGTACAAGCTGAAGACCGCCGCCGCGGACCGCGTCGGCGAGCTGTGGGACCGGGAGGCGGCGGGCATTGTCATCAGGAAGTGA
- a CDS encoding MaoC/PaaZ C-terminal domain-containing protein: MITEYFDRIKVGDTHVSRARTITETDIVQFAMFTGDWHPAHTDAEYFGADPVFGGRVAHGALSLSVALGLVTFWPEAMKAFYGIDRLRFVTPVRVGDTIHVETEVTELTPRDDGRGVVTSAFRILNQRGETVLAASLKTLVVTEEAAR; this comes from the coding sequence GTGATCACCGAGTACTTCGACCGGATCAAGGTGGGGGACACCCACGTCAGCCGGGCGCGCACGATCACCGAGACCGACATCGTGCAGTTCGCCATGTTCACCGGCGACTGGCACCCCGCGCACACCGACGCCGAGTACTTCGGGGCCGACCCGGTGTTCGGCGGGCGCGTGGCGCACGGCGCGTTGTCGCTGTCGGTCGCGCTGGGCCTGGTCACGTTCTGGCCCGAGGCGATGAAGGCGTTCTACGGCATCGACCGGCTGCGGTTCGTCACGCCGGTGCGCGTGGGCGACACGATCCACGTCGAGACCGAGGTCACCGAGCTGACCCCGCGCGACGACGGCCGGGGCGTGGTGACCTCGGCGTTCCGGATCCTCAACCAGCGGGGCGAAACCGTGCTCGCGGCATCGCTGAAGACCCTGGTGGTCACGGAGGAGGCGGCGCGATGA
- a CDS encoding MaoC family dehydratase, translated as MSTDTDRPVSGRWFEQLEVGTVVQHATRRTVTETDNVLFTTMTMNPAPMHLDADYASRSEFGKPLVNSMFTIALVVGLSVYELTLGTIVAQLGMSDVEFPKPVFAGDTIRVESEVVEARASKSRPRAGIVVFEHRAYNQRGELVCRAKRTGLMHRRPEGDAA; from the coding sequence ATGAGCACAGACACCGATCGCCCGGTTTCGGGCCGGTGGTTCGAACAGCTGGAAGTCGGCACCGTGGTGCAGCACGCGACGCGGCGCACCGTGACCGAGACCGACAACGTGCTGTTCACGACCATGACGATGAACCCGGCGCCGATGCACCTCGACGCCGACTACGCCTCGCGCAGCGAGTTCGGCAAGCCGCTGGTGAACAGCATGTTCACGATCGCGCTGGTGGTCGGGCTCTCGGTGTATGAGCTCACGCTGGGCACGATCGTCGCGCAGCTCGGGATGTCCGACGTGGAGTTCCCGAAGCCGGTGTTCGCCGGCGACACGATCCGCGTGGAGAGCGAGGTCGTGGAGGCCCGGGCGTCGAAGTCGCGCCCGCGCGCCGGGATCGTCGTGTTCGAGCACCGCGCCTACAACCAGCGCGGCGAACTGGTGTGCCGGGCCAAGCGCACGGGCCTGATGCACCGCCGGCCGGAGGGGGATGCCGCGTGA
- a CDS encoding enoyl-CoA hydratase/isomerase family protein: MDGPVGRITIDQEATRNALSPEVIAGLDKAITAAGDCSVVVVRGRGGTLSAGAELKFLRSVLDDPPAVREYITAIGVTLDRLEAAPFVSVCVIDGYAVAGGCEIMLACDLAVVSETAQIGDRHLEYGLLPGAGGSVRLTHAVAPAIARRLLYTGEIVDGATAAGFGLVSSAVPAAELDDAVEVLVARLARHAPDALRGMKRLHRKALADEPAAAITAERETLLAHLAGPTAREGLAAFAERRAPRFGSL, translated from the coding sequence GTGGACGGTCCGGTGGGCCGGATCACGATCGACCAGGAGGCCACGCGCAACGCGCTCAGCCCGGAGGTGATCGCCGGACTGGACAAGGCGATCACGGCCGCCGGTGACTGCTCGGTGGTCGTGGTGCGCGGGCGGGGCGGGACGTTGTCGGCCGGTGCGGAGCTGAAGTTCCTGCGTTCGGTGCTCGACGATCCGCCCGCGGTGCGCGAGTACATCACCGCCATCGGGGTGACGCTCGACCGGCTGGAAGCCGCGCCGTTCGTGTCCGTGTGCGTGATCGACGGCTACGCGGTGGCGGGCGGCTGCGAGATCATGCTGGCCTGCGACCTCGCCGTGGTCAGCGAGACCGCGCAGATCGGTGACCGGCACCTCGAGTACGGGCTGCTGCCGGGCGCCGGCGGTTCGGTGCGTCTGACCCACGCCGTCGCCCCGGCGATCGCCCGCCGGCTGCTCTACACCGGCGAAATCGTCGACGGCGCCACCGCGGCGGGGTTCGGCCTCGTGAGCAGCGCGGTACCCGCGGCCGAGCTCGACGACGCCGTCGAGGTGCTCGTCGCGCGCCTGGCCCGGCACGCGCCCGACGCGTTGCGCGGCATGAAACGCCTGCACCGCAAGGCGCTCGCCGACGAACCCGCCGCCGCGATCACCGCGGAGCGGGAGACGTTGCTCGCGCACCTGGCCGGACCCACCGCGAGGGAGGGGCTGGCCGCGTTCGCCGAGCGGAGAGCACCGCGGTTCGGCAGTCTCTGA
- a CDS encoding TetR/AcrR family transcriptional regulator has product MSERATDYVTPIVEIAASLFARKGYHGTSMRDIGREVGVHAGSLYVHIQGKEDLLEAIVHSIMERSERDMEEILAAGGTATEQLRQVAARDLKLIGENKEFATVFFHEWRNLSEPRQQAVIASRDRWETGLRSIITQGIEAGEFREADPRIAGIALTSILNWAYVWYSPDGSLTTDELADRFADLLIEGLRAH; this is encoded by the coding sequence GTGTCCGAACGAGCCACCGACTACGTCACGCCCATCGTCGAGATCGCCGCGAGCCTGTTCGCCCGAAAGGGCTACCACGGGACTTCGATGCGCGACATCGGCCGGGAGGTCGGCGTGCACGCCGGAAGCCTCTACGTGCACATCCAGGGCAAAGAGGACCTGCTCGAGGCGATCGTGCACAGCATCATGGAGCGCTCCGAGCGCGACATGGAGGAAATCCTCGCCGCCGGCGGCACCGCCACCGAGCAGCTGCGCCAGGTCGCCGCGCGCGACCTCAAGCTCATCGGCGAGAACAAGGAGTTCGCCACCGTCTTCTTCCACGAGTGGCGCAACCTCAGCGAACCGCGCCAGCAAGCCGTGATCGCCAGCCGTGACCGCTGGGAAACGGGGCTGCGCAGCATCATCACCCAAGGCATCGAGGCCGGCGAGTTCCGCGAAGCCGACCCGCGCATCGCCGGCATCGCGCTCACGAGCATCCTGAATTGGGCGTATGTCTGGTATTCCCCCGACGGATCGCTCACCACGGACGAGCTCGCGGACCGTTTCGCCGACCTGTTGATCGAAGGCCTGCGCGCACACTGA